A stretch of Pseudoclavibacter chungangensis DNA encodes these proteins:
- the tpiA gene encoding triose-phosphate isomerase, whose product MVTTRTPLMAGNWKMNFDHLQAIAFVQKLAWTLKDAKHDYADVEVAVFPPFTDLRSVQTLVEADKLPIAYGGQDLSEHDAGAYTGEISGQFLAALGSRYVIVGHSERRQYHGEDDALLGRKVAAAVRNGVVPVLCVGETAEDLEAHGAAAVPVQQLRDALAAAGEVPELVVAYEPVWAIGSGQAATPEQAQTVCRALRDELRTVVGDEFADATRILYGGSVKAENIAGFMREPDVDGALVGGASLKIDDFASIVRFRSHVGS is encoded by the coding sequence ATGGTGACCACGCGTACCCCGCTCATGGCGGGCAACTGGAAGATGAACTTCGACCACCTGCAGGCGATCGCCTTCGTGCAGAAGCTCGCCTGGACGCTCAAGGACGCGAAGCACGATTACGCGGACGTGGAGGTCGCGGTGTTCCCGCCCTTCACCGATCTGCGCAGCGTGCAAACGCTCGTCGAGGCCGACAAGCTCCCGATCGCGTACGGCGGGCAGGACCTCTCGGAGCACGACGCGGGCGCGTACACGGGCGAGATCAGCGGGCAGTTCCTCGCCGCGCTCGGCAGCCGCTACGTGATCGTCGGCCACTCGGAACGCCGTCAGTACCACGGTGAGGACGATGCGCTGCTCGGCCGTAAGGTCGCCGCCGCGGTCCGCAACGGTGTCGTGCCGGTGCTGTGCGTCGGTGAGACCGCCGAGGACCTCGAGGCGCACGGGGCGGCCGCCGTGCCCGTGCAGCAGCTGCGGGACGCACTCGCGGCCGCGGGCGAGGTCCCGGAGCTCGTCGTCGCGTACGAGCCCGTCTGGGCGATCGGCTCGGGGCAGGCCGCGACGCCCGAGCAGGCACAGACCGTGTGCCGTGCGCTGCGCGACGAGCTGCGCACGGTCGTCGGTGACGAGTTCGCCGATGCCACGCGCATCCTCTACGGCGGTTCGGTGAAGGCCGAGAACATCGCCGGGTTCATGCGCGAGCCCGACGTCGACGGTGCCCTCGTCGGCGGCGCGAGCCTCAAGATCGACGACTTCGCGTCGATCGTGCGCTTCCGCTCACACGTCGGCTCCTGA